A DNA window from Cutaneotrichosporon cavernicola HIS019 DNA, chromosome: 2 contains the following coding sequences:
- the PNG1 gene encoding uncharacterized protein (peptide-N4-(N-acetyl-beta-glucosaminyl)asparagine amidase), whose translation MLVTHSSIVFIDNPQQSTKGMPAGPVESGYVAHQLLAGVYDSIPSLEPTAEDTARAREVMSLLQSEAGTQWARSGSLRRREPRSMDNTFTNLKKHSWETDAHLNPNRVEIDLTLAHLPKRAEDLVKSHKAGHKKGGESFSGLPPGFGYEDALVLAAARWFKHEYFRWADPIKCACGGDTTYEGQGEPSAEDLQGGAGRVELHKCTACEKDTRFPRYNTTEALMRAKVGRCGEFAQLFYIFLLALGLEARYVWNSEDHVWTEYWSPTLQHWVHVDSCEAEVNKPLLYDRGWGKMQAYCLAFGAAGAEDVTKVYVDDMAACLRRREDKWRQGTGWEEDHLAWLLLTHTVQCRGLLDEEERLVLQSMDEAQARWAADEGERWREAEASGLQGRQSGTEEWKEARGETGK comes from the exons ATGCTTGTCACGCACAGCTCGATAGTCTTCATTGACAACCCACAACAATCTACCAAAGGCATGCCAGCCGGCCCTGTCGAGTCCGGATATGTGGCCCACCAGCTGCTGGCAGGGGTGTACGACAGCATCCCCTCCCTCGAACCGACGGCCGAGGATACGGCTCGCGCCCGCGAAGTCATGAGTCTCCTGCAGAGCGAGGCTGGGACCCAGTGGGCGCGCAGCGGTTCGCTGCGGCGTCGAGAGCCAAGGAGCATGGATAACACATTCACCAACCTGAAGAAACACTCGTGGGAGACGGACGCGCACCTG AACCCGAACCGCGTCGAAATCGACCTCACGCTCGCGCATCTGCCCAAGCGCGCCGAAGATCTCGTCAAGTCACACAAGGCGGGACACAAGAAGGGAGGGGAAAGCTTCTCTGGTCTCCCACCCGGGTTTGGTTACGAGGACGCCCTCGTGCTCGCTGCTGCGCGGTGGTTCAAGCACGAATACTTCCGCTGGGCCGATCCGATCAAGTGTGCGTGTGGCGGGGATACAACGTACGAGGGACAGGGTGAACCAagcgccgaggacctgCAGGGTGGAGCGggccgcgtcgagctgcaCAAGTGCACGGCCTGCGAGAAGGATACGCGCTTCCCGCGCTACAACACGACCGAAGCCCTAATGCGTGCCAAAGTGGGCCGGTGTG GCGAGTTCGCACAGCTCTTCTacatcttcctccttgcgctcggtCTGGAAGCGCGCTACGTTTGGAACTCGGAGGACCATGTGTGGACCGAGTACTGGAGCCCCACCCTCCAGCACTGGGTGCATGTCGACTCTTGCGAGGCCGAAGTCAACAAGCCCCTCCTGTACGATCGGGGATGGGGTAAGATGCAGGCTTACTGTCTTGCGTTTGGGGCGGCTGGGGCGGAGGACGTCACGAAAGTGTATGTCGACGACATGGCCGCGTGTCTCCGCCGGCGCGAGGATAAGTGGCGGCAGGGGACggggtgggaggaagaCCATCTGGCTTGG ctcctcctcacgcATACAGTGCAGTGCCGCGGCctgctggacgaggaggaacgcCTCGTGCTACAGAGTATGGACGAAGCGCAGGCACGTTGGGCGGCTGATGAGGGGGAGCGGTGGCGCGAGGCGGAAGCTAGTGGGCTTCAGGGCCGGCAGAGTGGGACTGAGGAGTGGAAGGAAGCGCGTGGGGAGACGGGCAAGTAG